The proteins below are encoded in one region of Bombus vancouverensis nearcticus chromosome 8, iyBomVanc1_principal, whole genome shotgun sequence:
- the IFT43 gene encoding intraflagellar transport 43 isoform X2 has translation MDWAADLEITSKKLLPRLGRRSTHNIVQEDSKLDDDLLESPVSSSSVKSAQPPVAPPRTRKTGWGDELKSGKIRGSSSIIEQERSRGTEKDDVIDDIPVIPDLDEIQEDNTLSDLVNTPTVNVNRVAAYKELDTDLVKNAAFMSLNGVNLSLLAEKLYNENLTKEPDEVWNWNLLFTQVASEVNSETRKNLVT, from the exons ATGGATTGGGCCGCGGATTTAGAAATTACCTCGAAAAAA CTTTTGCCTCGTCTTGGTAGGAGATCGACGCATAACATCGTACAAGAAGATTCGAAACTAGACGATGATCTTTTGGAAAGCCCTGTATCGTCATCCTCTGTGAAATCGGCGCAACCACCTGTAGCGCCCCCACGTACCAGAAAAACAGGATGGGGTGACGAACTGAAAAGCGGGAA GATACGTGGATCGTCGAGCATCATCGAACA GGAACGCTCTCGGGGGACGGAGAAGGACGACGTGATTGACg ATATTCCTGTTATACCGGATTTGGATGAAATTCAGGAGGATAATACTTTGTCCGATTTAGTAAATACACCAAC GGTGAACGTGAACAGAGTCGCTGCGTATAAAGAACTTGATACGGATTTGGTAAAAAATGCCGCATTCATGTCTCTAAATGGCGTTAATCTTTCTCTTCTAGCAGAGAAATTATACAATGAAAATCTAACAAAAGAGCCGGATGAAGTATGGAATTGGAATCTTCTTTTCACTCAGGTTGCATCTGAAGTAAATAGCGAAACGCGAAAAAATCTTGTTACTTAG
- the LOC117164881 gene encoding uncharacterized protein LOC117164881 isoform X2 — MTNMTVSAFVYCILVLQLTLIVSIVHTGSRQIDDHEITGDLEVAVYQKPISGLFHPSWMNGQLIRSKRNEQLEEETIPTRHAKHRKRRRCRNRSTCLRNTSAIRLSFLWDNGTAPIDQTSKETKEDPDENNTLIEVDEESRNDGVQESYNRTKGEDYDVTDIDEEKGRIDSAEKSFIMTERNDLNERSISTEIQLESQNQSFERKDRTKNDEFFENIDYTDEMNSSSTYPAIDDQVMFHDSLSVIVSKLFQNLRNVSAADGQKIFKELDFVNGTNEDPCQKWLDSKDKLEQIFLGGLASLPACPCLYPNNIFYEDKIWDQKRMKYFRWRDVSGSSQRLDVYKPGATYCVRSFLTQGSGSAAAQHCCYDHQRKLLTRGSGAGTPYFVSPEISPILHERIDVLPWRLCKGDFSRYNGVRPPNNDNACEANPDDEEYQRQIDDTKHY, encoded by the exons ATGACGAACATGACAGTCTCGGCCTTTGTATACTGCATTCTCGTTCTCCAATTGACGTTAATTGTTTCGATCGTGCACACGGGCAGTCGTCAA ATTGATGATCATGAAATCACTGGAGATTTGGAAGTCGCCGTGTATCAAAAACCGATTTCGGGTCTATTTCACCCATCTTGGATGAACGGTCAGTTGATTCGAAGCAAACGAAACGAGCAGCTCGAAGAAGAGACGATTCCTACGAGACACGCGAAACATCGGAAGCGACGTCGCTGTAGGAATCGATCGACGTGTCTTCGAAACACATCTGCGATCAGGCTGTCTTTTCTGTGGGACAATGGCACGGCGCCAATAGACCAAACATCTAAAGAGACAAAAGAAGATCCTGATGAAAACAACACGCTTATAGAGGTCGACGAAGAATCACGCAACGATGGTGTGCAG GAATCGTACAATAGAACCAAAGGGGAGGATTACGATGTAACCGATATCGACGAGGAGAAAGGTAGAATCGATTCAGCGGAAAAAAGTTTTATCATGACAGAGAGAAACGATCTTAACGAACGATCTATTTCTACTGAAATTCAGTTAGAAAGTCAAAACCAATCTTTCGAAAGAAAAGATCGAACCAAAAATGATGAATTCTTCGAGAATATAGATTACACGGACGAAATGAATTCTTCCTCCACTTACCCGGCCATCGACGATCAAGTTATGTTCCACGATAGCCTAAGCGTTATCGTGagcaaattatttcaaaatctgCGAAACGTTAGTGCAGCGGACGGACAGAAAATTTTCAAGGAGCTGGATTTTGTGAACGGCACGAACGAAGATCCTTGTCAGAAGTGGCTAGACAGCAAGGATAAGCTCGAGCAAATCTTCTTAG GTGGTCTAGCGTCGTTACCCGCCTGTCCGTGCCTATACCCGAACAATATCTTTTACGAAGACAAAATTTGGGATCAGAAGCGAATGAAGTATTTCAGGTGGAGAGACGTTAGTGGTAGCTCTCAAAGACTCGATGTCTATAAACCTGGAGCCACTTACTGCGTGCGCTCGTTTTTGACGCAAGGAAGCGGAAGCGCCGCAGCTCAACACTGTTGCTATGACCATCAGAGGAAGCTCTTGACCCGTGGTTCCGGTGCTGGTACTCCATACTTTGTCAGTCCTGAGATATCGCCTATACTGCACGAGAGAATTGACGTGTTGCCTTGGAGGCTTTGCAAGGGTGACTTTTCCAG ATACAACGGAGTAAGACCACCAAACAATGACAACGCGTGTGAGGCGAATCCTGATGACGAGGAATATCAACGACAAATCGATGACACCAAGCATTATTAA
- the LOC117164881 gene encoding uncharacterized protein LOC117164881 isoform X3, whose translation MIDDHEITGDLEVAVYQKPISGLFHPSWMNGQLIRSKRNEQLEEETIPTRHAKHRKRRRCRNRSTCLRNTSAIRLSFLWDNGTAPIDQTSKETKEDPDENNTLIEVDEESRNDGVQESYNRTKGEDYDVTDIDEEKGRIDSAEKSFIMTERNDLNERSISTEIQLESQNQSFERKDRTKNDEFFENIDYTDEMNSSSTYPAIDDQVMFHDSLSVIVSKLFQNLRNVSAADGQKIFKELDFVNGTNEDPCQKWLDSKDKLEQIFLGGLASLPACPCLYPNNIFYEDKIWDQKRMKYFRWRDVSGSSQRLDVYKPGATYCVRSFLTQGSGSAAAQHCCYDHQRKLLTRGSGAGTPYFVSPEISPILHERIDVLPWRLCKGDFSRYNGVRPPNNDNACEANPDDEEYQRQIDDTKHY comes from the exons ATG ATTGATGATCATGAAATCACTGGAGATTTGGAAGTCGCCGTGTATCAAAAACCGATTTCGGGTCTATTTCACCCATCTTGGATGAACGGTCAGTTGATTCGAAGCAAACGAAACGAGCAGCTCGAAGAAGAGACGATTCCTACGAGACACGCGAAACATCGGAAGCGACGTCGCTGTAGGAATCGATCGACGTGTCTTCGAAACACATCTGCGATCAGGCTGTCTTTTCTGTGGGACAATGGCACGGCGCCAATAGACCAAACATCTAAAGAGACAAAAGAAGATCCTGATGAAAACAACACGCTTATAGAGGTCGACGAAGAATCACGCAACGATGGTGTGCAG GAATCGTACAATAGAACCAAAGGGGAGGATTACGATGTAACCGATATCGACGAGGAGAAAGGTAGAATCGATTCAGCGGAAAAAAGTTTTATCATGACAGAGAGAAACGATCTTAACGAACGATCTATTTCTACTGAAATTCAGTTAGAAAGTCAAAACCAATCTTTCGAAAGAAAAGATCGAACCAAAAATGATGAATTCTTCGAGAATATAGATTACACGGACGAAATGAATTCTTCCTCCACTTACCCGGCCATCGACGATCAAGTTATGTTCCACGATAGCCTAAGCGTTATCGTGagcaaattatttcaaaatctgCGAAACGTTAGTGCAGCGGACGGACAGAAAATTTTCAAGGAGCTGGATTTTGTGAACGGCACGAACGAAGATCCTTGTCAGAAGTGGCTAGACAGCAAGGATAAGCTCGAGCAAATCTTCTTAG GTGGTCTAGCGTCGTTACCCGCCTGTCCGTGCCTATACCCGAACAATATCTTTTACGAAGACAAAATTTGGGATCAGAAGCGAATGAAGTATTTCAGGTGGAGAGACGTTAGTGGTAGCTCTCAAAGACTCGATGTCTATAAACCTGGAGCCACTTACTGCGTGCGCTCGTTTTTGACGCAAGGAAGCGGAAGCGCCGCAGCTCAACACTGTTGCTATGACCATCAGAGGAAGCTCTTGACCCGTGGTTCCGGTGCTGGTACTCCATACTTTGTCAGTCCTGAGATATCGCCTATACTGCACGAGAGAATTGACGTGTTGCCTTGGAGGCTTTGCAAGGGTGACTTTTCCAG ATACAACGGAGTAAGACCACCAAACAATGACAACGCGTGTGAGGCGAATCCTGATGACGAGGAATATCAACGACAAATCGATGACACCAAGCATTATTAA
- the IFT43 gene encoding intraflagellar transport 43 isoform X1 translates to MDWAADLEITSKKLLPRLGRRSTHNIVQEDSKLDDDLLESPVSSSSVKSAQPPVAPPRTRKTGWGDELKSGKIRGSSSIIEQLFLRERSRGTEKDDVIDDIPVIPDLDEIQEDNTLSDLVNTPTVNVNRVAAYKELDTDLVKNAAFMSLNGVNLSLLAEKLYNENLTKEPDEVWNWNLLFTQVASEVNSETRKNLVT, encoded by the exons ATGGATTGGGCCGCGGATTTAGAAATTACCTCGAAAAAA CTTTTGCCTCGTCTTGGTAGGAGATCGACGCATAACATCGTACAAGAAGATTCGAAACTAGACGATGATCTTTTGGAAAGCCCTGTATCGTCATCCTCTGTGAAATCGGCGCAACCACCTGTAGCGCCCCCACGTACCAGAAAAACAGGATGGGGTGACGAACTGAAAAGCGGGAA GATACGTGGATCGTCGAGCATCATCGAACA ACTGTTTCTTAGGGAACGCTCTCGGGGGACGGAGAAGGACGACGTGATTGACg ATATTCCTGTTATACCGGATTTGGATGAAATTCAGGAGGATAATACTTTGTCCGATTTAGTAAATACACCAAC GGTGAACGTGAACAGAGTCGCTGCGTATAAAGAACTTGATACGGATTTGGTAAAAAATGCCGCATTCATGTCTCTAAATGGCGTTAATCTTTCTCTTCTAGCAGAGAAATTATACAATGAAAATCTAACAAAAGAGCCGGATGAAGTATGGAATTGGAATCTTCTTTTCACTCAGGTTGCATCTGAAGTAAATAGCGAAACGCGAAAAAATCTTGTTACTTAG
- the LOC117164881 gene encoding uncharacterized protein LOC117164881 isoform X1, with protein sequence MQKNSRGMSALPVLNVAPFTFFCNPVSVALNDLRIDDHEITGDLEVAVYQKPISGLFHPSWMNGQLIRSKRNEQLEEETIPTRHAKHRKRRRCRNRSTCLRNTSAIRLSFLWDNGTAPIDQTSKETKEDPDENNTLIEVDEESRNDGVQESYNRTKGEDYDVTDIDEEKGRIDSAEKSFIMTERNDLNERSISTEIQLESQNQSFERKDRTKNDEFFENIDYTDEMNSSSTYPAIDDQVMFHDSLSVIVSKLFQNLRNVSAADGQKIFKELDFVNGTNEDPCQKWLDSKDKLEQIFLGGLASLPACPCLYPNNIFYEDKIWDQKRMKYFRWRDVSGSSQRLDVYKPGATYCVRSFLTQGSGSAAAQHCCYDHQRKLLTRGSGAGTPYFVSPEISPILHERIDVLPWRLCKGDFSRYNGVRPPNNDNACEANPDDEEYQRQIDDTKHY encoded by the exons ATGCAGAAAAACAGTCGTGGAATGTCAGCGCTACCGGTGTTAAACGTTGCCCCTTTTACCTTCTTTTGCAATCCGGTATCGGTGGCGCTCAACGATCTACGA ATTGATGATCATGAAATCACTGGAGATTTGGAAGTCGCCGTGTATCAAAAACCGATTTCGGGTCTATTTCACCCATCTTGGATGAACGGTCAGTTGATTCGAAGCAAACGAAACGAGCAGCTCGAAGAAGAGACGATTCCTACGAGACACGCGAAACATCGGAAGCGACGTCGCTGTAGGAATCGATCGACGTGTCTTCGAAACACATCTGCGATCAGGCTGTCTTTTCTGTGGGACAATGGCACGGCGCCAATAGACCAAACATCTAAAGAGACAAAAGAAGATCCTGATGAAAACAACACGCTTATAGAGGTCGACGAAGAATCACGCAACGATGGTGTGCAG GAATCGTACAATAGAACCAAAGGGGAGGATTACGATGTAACCGATATCGACGAGGAGAAAGGTAGAATCGATTCAGCGGAAAAAAGTTTTATCATGACAGAGAGAAACGATCTTAACGAACGATCTATTTCTACTGAAATTCAGTTAGAAAGTCAAAACCAATCTTTCGAAAGAAAAGATCGAACCAAAAATGATGAATTCTTCGAGAATATAGATTACACGGACGAAATGAATTCTTCCTCCACTTACCCGGCCATCGACGATCAAGTTATGTTCCACGATAGCCTAAGCGTTATCGTGagcaaattatttcaaaatctgCGAAACGTTAGTGCAGCGGACGGACAGAAAATTTTCAAGGAGCTGGATTTTGTGAACGGCACGAACGAAGATCCTTGTCAGAAGTGGCTAGACAGCAAGGATAAGCTCGAGCAAATCTTCTTAG GTGGTCTAGCGTCGTTACCCGCCTGTCCGTGCCTATACCCGAACAATATCTTTTACGAAGACAAAATTTGGGATCAGAAGCGAATGAAGTATTTCAGGTGGAGAGACGTTAGTGGTAGCTCTCAAAGACTCGATGTCTATAAACCTGGAGCCACTTACTGCGTGCGCTCGTTTTTGACGCAAGGAAGCGGAAGCGCCGCAGCTCAACACTGTTGCTATGACCATCAGAGGAAGCTCTTGACCCGTGGTTCCGGTGCTGGTACTCCATACTTTGTCAGTCCTGAGATATCGCCTATACTGCACGAGAGAATTGACGTGTTGCCTTGGAGGCTTTGCAAGGGTGACTTTTCCAG ATACAACGGAGTAAGACCACCAAACAATGACAACGCGTGTGAGGCGAATCCTGATGACGAGGAATATCAACGACAAATCGATGACACCAAGCATTATTAA
- the LOC117164881 gene encoding uncharacterized protein LOC117164881 isoform X4 has product MQKNSRGMSALPVLNVAPFTFFCNPVSVALNDLRIDDHEITGDLEVAVYQKPISGLFHPSWMNGQLIRSKRNEQLEEETIPTRHAKHRKRRRCRNRSTCLRNTSAIRLSFLWDNGTAPIDQTSKETKEDPDENNTLIEVDEESRNDGVQESYNRTKGEDYDVTDIDEEKGRIDSAEKSFIMTERNDLNERSISTEIQLESQNQSFERKDRTKNDEFFENIDYTDEMNSSSTYPAIDDQVMFHDSLSVIVSKLFQNLRNVSAADGQKIFKELDFVNGTNEDPCQKWLDSKDKLEQIFLGGLASLPACPCLYPNNIFYEDKIWDQKRMKYFRWRDVSGSSQRLDVYKPGATYCVRSFLTQGSGSAAAQHCCYDHQRKLLTRGSGAGTPYFVSPEISPILHERIDVLPWRLCKDTTE; this is encoded by the exons ATGCAGAAAAACAGTCGTGGAATGTCAGCGCTACCGGTGTTAAACGTTGCCCCTTTTACCTTCTTTTGCAATCCGGTATCGGTGGCGCTCAACGATCTACGA ATTGATGATCATGAAATCACTGGAGATTTGGAAGTCGCCGTGTATCAAAAACCGATTTCGGGTCTATTTCACCCATCTTGGATGAACGGTCAGTTGATTCGAAGCAAACGAAACGAGCAGCTCGAAGAAGAGACGATTCCTACGAGACACGCGAAACATCGGAAGCGACGTCGCTGTAGGAATCGATCGACGTGTCTTCGAAACACATCTGCGATCAGGCTGTCTTTTCTGTGGGACAATGGCACGGCGCCAATAGACCAAACATCTAAAGAGACAAAAGAAGATCCTGATGAAAACAACACGCTTATAGAGGTCGACGAAGAATCACGCAACGATGGTGTGCAG GAATCGTACAATAGAACCAAAGGGGAGGATTACGATGTAACCGATATCGACGAGGAGAAAGGTAGAATCGATTCAGCGGAAAAAAGTTTTATCATGACAGAGAGAAACGATCTTAACGAACGATCTATTTCTACTGAAATTCAGTTAGAAAGTCAAAACCAATCTTTCGAAAGAAAAGATCGAACCAAAAATGATGAATTCTTCGAGAATATAGATTACACGGACGAAATGAATTCTTCCTCCACTTACCCGGCCATCGACGATCAAGTTATGTTCCACGATAGCCTAAGCGTTATCGTGagcaaattatttcaaaatctgCGAAACGTTAGTGCAGCGGACGGACAGAAAATTTTCAAGGAGCTGGATTTTGTGAACGGCACGAACGAAGATCCTTGTCAGAAGTGGCTAGACAGCAAGGATAAGCTCGAGCAAATCTTCTTAG GTGGTCTAGCGTCGTTACCCGCCTGTCCGTGCCTATACCCGAACAATATCTTTTACGAAGACAAAATTTGGGATCAGAAGCGAATGAAGTATTTCAGGTGGAGAGACGTTAGTGGTAGCTCTCAAAGACTCGATGTCTATAAACCTGGAGCCACTTACTGCGTGCGCTCGTTTTTGACGCAAGGAAGCGGAAGCGCCGCAGCTCAACACTGTTGCTATGACCATCAGAGGAAGCTCTTGACCCGTGGTTCCGGTGCTGGTACTCCATACTTTGTCAGTCCTGAGATATCGCCTATACTGCACGAGAGAATTGACGTGTTGCCTTGGAGGCTTTGCAAGG ATACAACGGAGTAA